TTCGCCCTCCCTTTTTTCTTAAAAAAAGACAGATGAGACTCTTATTTAAGGCCAAAATAGACATGTCGGGTAGGCCAGGGGAAAGCTTCGCTTTCTCTCGGGGCCTCCCTGCGACCCTCTTGCGCTTCACCTCGCTTTGCCAAACCGTGTGCTCGAAAACAGAGTGGGCCACTGCCCTACCCTGTACGCCTCACCGGCTTTTCTGTGCTACGGTTTTGCTGTGCGATCTGAATCGATTGGCTGCTCGAGGCGCTCATCCCACTCCCTCCGTCGTGGGTCCCTTTCGCGTCCAGTCGCAGGTGTAGATAAAGAGACTGAAAACTTTTCTCTTCAAACTCTTTGTATAGCCCTGCGATTGACGTGAAAGGGGCCCCGCAACCGAGACGTTAGTCCGGCGGGGTATGAACGCATGAGCAGCCGATGGCCGCTAGGGCAAAGAGCAATTGCGTCGAAGTTGCGAAGAACAGTGCTCCGCACGGCGAGCAACCCGAGACGCGATAGCCTCACGTCAGTGAGCGGTGATCAAAGCCATAGTTAGGCCCAAGGGGGCAGCTGGGGGTCCCCGAGAGAACGCCGAAGGCCTTTCTCCTGGACCACCGACATGTCTATTCAGGACTTACGAAAACCTTAAAGCAAAATGCGGCCGCGCCGCATTAAACTAAAAGCATGGGTTTTATTGACGAAAACGGGGCGTGTGGGGTAAAAGTGGTGGCTCGTGGCGGTCGTAGCTCAGTTGGTTAGAGCATTGGATTGTGGATCCAAATGTCGCGGGTTCGAGCCCCGTCGATCGCCCCATTTTTCCTACCCACCTATATCAATAATATTTTTTTTATTATAAGAAGAGAGAAGAGTAAGGGTTGGAGTAGGTTTATATATGTCAGCTTTCCAAGCACTTATCATGGGAATTTTGCAGGGACTCACCGAGTTTCTGCCTGTGAGTTCATCTGCCCACTTAAAACTCAGTAAACTTCTACTAGGAGTTGCTGAAGGAGACAACCTGGTCGTCTTCGACCTAGTCTGCCATCTTGGCACTCTAGTTGCGCTCCTCCTGTTTTTACGCACAGATATCGTAACCCTCTTCCGCACAGATCGAAAAAGACTCTGGATGATTCTGGTCGCAACAATCCCTCTCTTCCCCTTCTACTTCCTTCTTAAACCTCTCCGCGACTGGGCCTCTCAAGCGTCGTTTTTAGGAATCTTTCTCATCGTAACCTCCTTCATCCTATTCATCGGTTCTCGCATTAGAATCAGCCGTCCGGAAGCCCCTACCCTTAAACACCAGATGAGAGACTCTCTCTGGATTGGAATCATGCAAGCTGCAGCTCTCATTCCAGGCATCTCCCGAAGCGCCTCGACCATCTCCTGCGCGCATGTTCTGGGATGGAGCGCAAGAGATGCCGTTCGCTTCTCTTTTCTCCTCTCTGTTCCAACAATTTTAGGAGGAAATAGCGTCGAACTTCTTAAAATCTTCCTATCTCCCTCTTCTCAATCAACTAACCTCGGAGTTAGCAGCTGCCTCATCGGCTTTTTCGGAGCTTGCAGTGTTGGCTTTATCGTCATCCGCTTTGCGGTGAGAATCTTAGAAAAAGGCGATCTACGCCCGTTTGCTTGGTACTGCCTCGCCCTAGGACTAATTACAACCCTGTGTCTAACAATATGAACCTATCCGCAAACTCTAAATTCTTGCCTTTTGCGCCTTTTCCGTCATATTTTCGCGCTGCTTCTTGGCCTACTTATTTAAGTATGTCCTGCGAAGCAGCGCAAAAATCTGACGAAAAACCCATCAAAACTCAAAAACATATAATTTGCGGATAGGTTCATGAGCCGTACATCTGAGAGCAGAAAATCCGATAAGAAGAGCTCCGGCTTAAAACCCGAAGGTAAAGGCCTTATTTTCTTGGGAGGCTCCTTCGTCCTACTAATTACACTTTTAAGCTTCAACTCCCAGAGTTCAGCATCAAACTGGTTAGGACTCATCGGGCATGGAATCGCGTGGGTTCAAGCCTATATCTTTGGCTTGATGAGCTATCCCGTAGCCCTTTTTCTGGGATGGATAGGATGGAGGTTTCTCTGCGCAAAAAAATTGGAGAAGCTCCCTCTCAAAACAGTCTACTTCTCCGTCTTCATTATCTCGGCCGCTCTTCTTTTAAATCTGATTGCAGAGCAGATCTCCTCTCCGCTACTGGAAGGAAAAATCTTAAATGAATCCAT
Above is a genomic segment from Chlamydiales bacterium containing:
- a CDS encoding undecaprenyl-diphosphate phosphatase — protein: MSAFQALIMGILQGLTEFLPVSSSAHLKLSKLLLGVAEGDNLVVFDLVCHLGTLVALLLFLRTDIVTLFRTDRKRLWMILVATIPLFPFYFLLKPLRDWASQASFLGIFLIVTSFILFIGSRIRISRPEAPTLKHQMRDSLWIGIMQAAALIPGISRSASTISCAHVLGWSARDAVRFSFLLSVPTILGGNSVELLKIFLSPSSQSTNLGVSSCLIGFFGACSVGFIVIRFAVRILEKGDLRPFAWYCLALGLITTLCLTI